In the genome of Erinaceus europaeus chromosome 8, mEriEur2.1, whole genome shotgun sequence, one region contains:
- the RPA3 gene encoding replication protein A 14 kDa subunit: MVEVMELPRSRINASMISQFIDRPVCFVGRLEKIHPTGKMFILSDGEGKTGTIELMEPLDEEISGIVEVIGKVTAKATIMCASYIQFKEDNHPFDLGLYNEAVKITHEFPQYFPLGVVQSD, translated from the exons ATGGTGGAAGTGATGGAGTTACCGAGGTCGCGCATCAACGCTAGCATGATCTCTCAGTTCATCGACCGCCCAGTCTGCTTCGTGGGGCGGCTGGAAAAG atTCATCCCACTGGGAAAATGTTTATTCTTTCAGATGGAGAGGGGAAAACTGGAACTATTGAATTGATGGAGCCT CTTGATGAAGAAATCTCTGGGATTGTGGAAGTAATTGGAAAAGTAACAGCCAAGGCAACCATTATGTGTGCATCTTATATCCAGTTTAAAGAAGATAACCATCCTTTTG atcttgGACTTTACAATGAAGCTGTGAAAATTACCCATGAGTTCCCACAGTATTTTCCTTTGGGAGTTGTACAGTCTGATTAA